One genomic region from Magnetofaba australis IT-1 encodes:
- a CDS encoding helix-turn-helix domain-containing protein: MEPMELQEAEISVPMCHFTPVMTQERFCELSGVSRGVVEGWIKRGYLPAVTIGRRVMVNMVRLTRNCLDEG, encoded by the coding sequence ATGGAGCCGATGGAACTGCAAGAGGCGGAAATCAGCGTTCCGATGTGCCACTTCACACCGGTGATGACGCAAGAGCGATTCTGTGAACTGAGCGGGGTATCCCGTGGTGTGGTGGAAGGTTGGATCAAGCGGGGCTACCTGCCAGCCGTGACGATTGGACGGCGCGTAATGGTCAACATGGTGCGCCTAACCCGTAACTGCCTGGATGAGGGCTGA
- a CDS encoding helix-turn-helix domain-containing protein — MGSIGEKIRPMREALGLGRAEFAERIGVNRDAVRDIEVGRRRPTEELMEGIGREWPQFAYWLMTGKVDPEHGHISPEIELERQNSPEPRTGTDSH, encoded by the coding sequence ATGGGCTCAATTGGTGAAAAAATTCGCCCGATGCGTGAAGCGTTGGGGCTTGGGCGTGCCGAATTCGCGGAGCGGATTGGGGTGAATCGTGACGCCGTTCGCGATATTGAGGTTGGCAGAAGAAGACCAACTGAAGAGTTGATGGAAGGAATCGGGCGCGAGTGGCCCCAATTTGCCTATTGGCTAATGACAGGGAAGGTTGACCCGGAGCATGGGCACATCAGCCCCGAGATTGAGCTAGAGCGTCAAAACTCCCCAGAACCCCGAACGGGTACAGACTCGCACTGA